A genomic segment from Nocardiopsis sp. Huas11 encodes:
- a CDS encoding NADH-quinone oxidoreductase subunit N, whose translation MSEAGHVDPAMLVPEIVLALAAVGALLLGSWTPRRRQWTVRLCVVAALLGALAAALTDWVRAPDMATGGFAIDVSTHAVRVAVLVGVLVTVLLAGDSFSGHPRESESYVLLLLGALGTVALAGANDLLVLAAAYLLASIPLYALTGFAKDDRGTEGALKFYLLGALLGIVLLTGTALLLGAGGATDYRTLAGSLPDAPRALVGAGVVAVLAGLLFKAGGVPSHFWLPDVTEGAPAPVAAFVTTVPKIGALVALYRLGDEVVAGGALDWALLCALLAAASMTLGNLGAFFQSDARRLLAYSTVSQVGYLLMAVAAVRDAAALARPGLLFYLAAYLVTNLGAFAVVCALPGARTLEEYAGLFHRRPWLALSLVVCLLGLVGTPPTAVFVGKLTVFTAALDAGLVWLVVLAAVNTVASVFYYLRWVFPLFSAAPSARAGDGDQARETAPVRRASTGLALTLAALSLAMGVLAGPLLGVL comes from the coding sequence ATGAGCGAAGCGGGTCACGTCGATCCGGCGATGCTGGTGCCCGAGATCGTGCTGGCGCTCGCGGCCGTGGGCGCGCTGCTGCTGGGCAGCTGGACGCCCCGCCGCCGCCAGTGGACCGTGCGGCTGTGCGTGGTCGCCGCGCTCCTGGGCGCCCTGGCCGCCGCGCTCACGGACTGGGTCCGCGCGCCGGACATGGCCACCGGCGGATTCGCGATCGACGTGAGCACACACGCCGTGCGGGTGGCCGTGCTCGTCGGCGTGCTGGTGACGGTACTGCTGGCCGGCGACTCCTTCTCCGGGCACCCGCGGGAGTCGGAGTCCTACGTCCTGCTGCTGCTCGGCGCGCTGGGCACGGTGGCGCTGGCCGGGGCCAACGACCTGTTGGTCCTCGCGGCGGCCTACCTGCTGGCGAGCATCCCGCTGTACGCGCTGACCGGGTTCGCCAAGGACGACCGCGGCACCGAGGGCGCCCTGAAGTTCTACCTGCTGGGCGCCTTGCTGGGCATCGTGCTGCTCACCGGCACCGCGCTGCTGCTCGGCGCCGGAGGGGCGACCGACTACAGGACGCTGGCCGGCTCCCTGCCGGACGCGCCGCGCGCCCTGGTGGGCGCGGGCGTGGTCGCGGTCCTGGCCGGGCTGCTGTTCAAGGCCGGGGGCGTGCCCTCCCACTTCTGGCTTCCCGACGTCACCGAGGGCGCGCCCGCTCCCGTCGCCGCCTTCGTCACCACGGTCCCCAAGATCGGGGCGCTGGTGGCGCTGTACCGGCTGGGCGACGAGGTGGTCGCCGGCGGCGCGCTGGACTGGGCACTGTTGTGCGCCCTGCTCGCGGCGGCGTCCATGACGCTGGGCAACCTGGGTGCCTTCTTCCAGTCCGACGCGCGGCGCCTGCTCGCCTACTCCACCGTCAGCCAGGTCGGCTACCTGCTGATGGCGGTAGCCGCTGTCAGGGACGCGGCGGCGTTGGCGCGGCCGGGCCTGCTCTTCTACCTGGCCGCCTACCTGGTGACCAACCTCGGTGCCTTCGCCGTCGTGTGCGCCCTTCCCGGGGCCAGGACCCTGGAGGAGTACGCCGGGCTCTTCCACCGTCGCCCGTGGCTCGCGCTCAGCCTGGTGGTCTGTCTGCTCGGGCTCGTGGGGACGCCGCCCACGGCGGTGTTCGTCGGCAAGCTCACCGTCTTCACCGCGGCGCTGGACGCGGGCCTGGTGTGGCTGGTGGTGCTGGCCGCCGTCAACACCGTCGCCAGTGTCTTCTACTACCTGCGCTGGGTCTTCCCGCTCTTCAGCGCCGCCCCGTCCGCACGCGCCGGGGACGGGGATCAGGCCCGGGAGACCGCGCCGGTCCGGCGGGCGAGCACGGGGCTCGCCCTCACCCTGGCGGCCCTGTCCCTGGCCATGGGCGTGCTGGCGGGGCCGCTCCTCGGCGTGCTCTGA
- a CDS encoding carboxyl transferase domain-containing protein, with product MFSRVAIVNRGEAAMRLIHAVRDLSAETGARIETVALYTDADRTATFVREADTAYALGPASARPYLDLAVLERALVETGADAAWVGWGFVAEDPAFAELCDKIGVTFIGPSAEAMRKLGDKIGAKLIAEEVGVPVAPWSRGEVATLDDALRAGEEIGYPLMLKATAGGGGRGIRKVTSHEDLADAYERTSQEALRAFGSGVVFLERLVTGARHVEVQVIADGQGTAWALGVRDCSVQRRNQKIIEESSSPVLAEDQVAELKASAERLAVAVGYRGACTVEFLYHPGEKLFAFLEVNTRLQVEHPITELTTGTDLVRLQLHVAEGGRLEGPLPQESGHAVEARLNAEDPDRDFAPSPGRIARLALPTGPGIRVDTGVREGDEIPADFDSMIAKIIAYGRDREQALGRLRRAMAETTVIIEGGATNKSFVLDLLDQPEVIDGSADTGWIDRVRTEGRLVDHRHSAIALAAAAIEAYQDEEEISRTQLLSTAHGGRPQVQHDPGRPLDLKLRGVGYRVSVARLGDQRFRVGVSGGGEMHPAYVEIERFDAHSGQIVVNGHRFRVVSATHGPIHLVEVDGVTHRISRDEGGVVRSPAPALVVATPLAVGDSVESGAPILVLESMKMETVLRAPFRARVRECPVSVGSQIETGAPLMRLEPLPEEGDEAAEAAVETVEIELPAVPESVSAAERVERGLQDLRSLFLGFDATPEVRKDVLSDYMAARAELPASPLAGELDLLTVFADLSELSRNKPGGEPDVAPDSQVHSPREYFHSYLQSLDAERAGLSESFQAKLAKVLAHYGVTTLDRTPELEAAVFRIFLAQQQMNAHVAVASELLLRWLDDAPPVDSLSEPVGLTLEHVVEATQVRFPTVSDLARGVVFRWFTQPLLRRNRAKVYAAVRDDLRHLDRDPRAADRAERIQSMVASSEPLVRLIGQRIGRAGRDHAALLEVLTRRYYGNRGLSEVTSSEVTGCPLVTARHTRSDGVTGVAATAVDIAALPDALAAIGAVAARDTGHGTVADVYLTWEGQPDADAMALRLGQILADHPLPANVERVTTTVAGTNGAVMHHHFTFRSEGGALTEDRLIRGLHPQIARKLQLERLREFDLTRLPSADEEIYLFKAVAHSNPADERLFALGQVRDLTPLRDAEGRLVALPAVEDTITACLDSIRNIQARRPRNKRFDTNRIMMYVWPPTELSLDELDALVQRILPTTAGAGLEEVQFVARQRTASGELTEVAVRITFDPGHGARLHVDKPSTEPVLPLDDYRLKVLRAARRGTAYPYELTSVLAGPRGGFVEYDLDEQGRLVPVDRPKGQNSAAIVAGVVTTPTERHPEGVTRVVLLGDPTKALGALSEPECSRVIAAIDLAERMRVPLEWFALSAGARISMASGTENMDWVAAALKRIVEFTQDGGEINIVVAGINVGAQPYWNAEATMLMHTKGILVMTPDSAMVLTGKQSLDFSGGVSAEDNFGIGGYDRVMGPNGQAQYWAPNLPAARDVLMSHYDHTYVVPGESDPRQAATNDPVDRDVSTFPHKVADSDFATVGEIFSPQHNPDRKKPFDIRTVMRALSDQDHPVLERWAGMADADTSAVQDVHIGGHPVCLVGIESRSVARRGFPPTDGPDSYTAGTLFPRSSKKTARAINAASGNRPLVVLANLSGFDGSPESMRNLQLEYGAEIGRAIVNFRGPIVFCVISRYHGGAFVVFSKALNPNMTVLALEGSFASVLGGAPAAAVVFAGEVNNRTATDERVTALQARVSETSGAERAALNAELAEVQSSVRAEKLGEVAAEFDAVHSIQRAVEVGSVDAIISAAEMRPRIIEAIERGLNR from the coding sequence ATGTTCAGTCGTGTTGCGATCGTCAACCGTGGAGAGGCCGCCATGCGGCTCATTCACGCCGTCCGGGATCTCTCGGCGGAAACAGGGGCACGGATCGAGACCGTCGCCCTCTACACCGACGCCGACCGCACCGCGACGTTCGTGCGGGAAGCGGACACCGCCTACGCGCTGGGCCCCGCCTCGGCCCGCCCCTACCTCGACCTCGCCGTCCTGGAGCGGGCCCTGGTCGAGACCGGCGCCGACGCCGCGTGGGTCGGCTGGGGCTTCGTCGCCGAGGACCCGGCCTTCGCCGAGCTCTGCGACAAGATCGGCGTCACCTTCATCGGCCCCAGCGCGGAGGCCATGCGCAAGCTCGGTGACAAGATCGGCGCGAAGCTGATCGCCGAGGAGGTCGGGGTCCCGGTCGCGCCGTGGAGCCGCGGCGAGGTCGCCACCCTCGACGACGCCCTGCGCGCCGGCGAGGAGATCGGCTACCCGCTGATGCTCAAGGCGACCGCCGGCGGCGGCGGGCGCGGCATCCGCAAGGTCACCTCGCACGAGGACCTCGCCGACGCCTACGAGCGCACCAGCCAGGAGGCCCTGCGCGCCTTCGGCTCCGGCGTGGTCTTCCTGGAGCGCCTGGTCACCGGCGCCCGCCACGTCGAGGTGCAGGTCATCGCCGACGGCCAGGGCACGGCGTGGGCGCTGGGCGTGCGCGACTGCTCGGTGCAGCGGCGCAACCAGAAGATCATCGAGGAGTCCTCCTCCCCGGTCCTGGCCGAGGACCAGGTCGCCGAGCTCAAGGCCTCCGCCGAGCGGCTGGCCGTGGCCGTCGGCTACCGCGGCGCCTGCACCGTCGAGTTCCTCTACCACCCCGGCGAGAAGCTGTTCGCGTTCCTGGAGGTCAACACCCGCCTCCAGGTCGAGCACCCGATCACCGAGCTCACCACCGGCACCGACCTGGTCCGCCTCCAGCTGCACGTGGCGGAGGGCGGACGCCTGGAGGGCCCGCTGCCCCAGGAGAGCGGCCACGCCGTGGAGGCCCGGCTCAACGCCGAGGACCCCGACCGCGACTTCGCCCCCTCCCCCGGACGCATCGCCCGCCTGGCGCTGCCGACCGGCCCCGGCATCCGCGTGGACACCGGTGTGCGCGAGGGCGACGAGATCCCGGCCGACTTCGACTCCATGATCGCCAAGATCATTGCCTACGGCCGCGACCGCGAGCAGGCCCTGGGCCGGCTGCGCCGCGCCATGGCCGAGACCACGGTCATCATCGAGGGCGGCGCGACCAACAAGAGCTTCGTCCTGGACCTGCTCGACCAGCCCGAGGTCATCGACGGCAGCGCCGACACCGGCTGGATCGACCGCGTGCGCACCGAGGGACGGCTGGTCGACCACCGGCACTCCGCGATCGCCCTGGCCGCGGCCGCCATCGAGGCCTACCAGGACGAGGAGGAGATCAGCCGCACGCAGCTGCTGTCCACCGCGCACGGCGGGCGCCCGCAGGTCCAGCACGACCCGGGCCGTCCGCTGGACCTCAAGCTCCGCGGCGTCGGCTACCGGGTGAGCGTGGCCCGCCTCGGCGACCAGCGCTTCCGCGTCGGCGTCTCCGGCGGCGGCGAGATGCACCCCGCCTACGTCGAGATCGAGCGGTTCGACGCGCACAGCGGGCAGATCGTGGTCAACGGCCACCGGTTCCGCGTGGTCTCGGCCACGCACGGCCCGATCCACCTGGTCGAGGTCGACGGCGTCACCCACCGGATCAGCCGCGACGAGGGCGGCGTCGTCCGCTCCCCCGCACCCGCGCTGGTCGTGGCCACGCCGCTGGCGGTCGGCGACTCCGTGGAGTCCGGCGCACCGATCCTGGTGCTGGAGAGCATGAAGATGGAGACGGTGCTGCGCGCACCGTTCCGCGCCCGCGTGCGCGAGTGCCCGGTGTCGGTGGGCAGCCAGATCGAGACCGGCGCGCCCCTCATGCGGCTGGAGCCGCTGCCCGAGGAGGGCGACGAGGCCGCGGAGGCGGCCGTGGAGACCGTCGAGATCGAACTGCCGGCGGTACCGGAGTCGGTGTCGGCGGCCGAGCGGGTCGAGCGCGGCCTACAGGACCTGCGCAGCCTCTTCCTGGGCTTCGACGCCACCCCCGAGGTGCGCAAGGACGTGCTGTCGGACTACATGGCGGCCCGTGCCGAACTGCCCGCATCGCCGCTGGCCGGTGAGCTGGACCTGCTCACCGTGTTCGCCGACCTGTCCGAGCTGAGCCGCAACAAGCCCGGCGGCGAGCCCGACGTCGCGCCGGACTCCCAGGTGCACAGCCCCCGCGAGTACTTCCACAGCTACCTGCAGAGCCTGGACGCCGAGCGCGCCGGGCTCAGCGAGAGCTTCCAGGCCAAGCTCGCCAAGGTGCTGGCCCACTACGGCGTCACCACGTTGGACCGCACGCCGGAGCTGGAGGCCGCGGTCTTCCGCATCTTCCTGGCCCAGCAGCAGATGAACGCCCACGTCGCGGTGGCCTCGGAGCTGCTCCTGCGCTGGCTCGACGACGCACCGCCCGTCGACTCGCTCAGCGAGCCCGTCGGCCTGACCCTGGAGCACGTGGTCGAGGCCACGCAGGTGCGCTTCCCCACGGTGTCGGATCTGGCCCGCGGCGTGGTGTTCCGCTGGTTCACCCAGCCGCTGCTGCGCCGCAACCGCGCCAAGGTCTACGCCGCCGTGCGCGACGACCTGCGCCACCTGGACCGCGACCCGCGCGCGGCGGACCGCGCCGAGCGGATCCAGTCGATGGTGGCCAGCTCCGAGCCGCTCGTCCGGCTGATCGGCCAGCGCATCGGCCGGGCGGGGCGCGACCACGCGGCGCTGCTGGAGGTCCTGACCCGCCGCTACTACGGCAACCGCGGGCTGTCCGAGGTCACCTCCAGCGAGGTCACGGGCTGCCCCCTGGTCACCGCGCGCCACACCCGCTCCGACGGCGTGACCGGCGTGGCCGCCACCGCCGTCGACATCGCCGCCCTGCCCGACGCCCTCGCCGCGATCGGCGCGGTCGCCGCGCGGGACACCGGGCACGGCACGGTCGCCGACGTGTACCTCACCTGGGAGGGACAGCCCGACGCCGACGCGATGGCGCTGCGGCTGGGACAGATCCTCGCCGACCACCCGCTGCCCGCCAACGTGGAGCGGGTCACCACCACCGTGGCCGGGACCAACGGCGCGGTGATGCACCACCACTTCACCTTCCGTTCCGAGGGCGGGGCCCTGACGGAGGACCGGCTCATCCGCGGCCTGCACCCGCAGATCGCGCGCAAGCTGCAGCTGGAGCGGCTCCGGGAGTTCGATCTCACGCGTCTGCCGTCGGCGGACGAGGAGATCTACCTGTTCAAGGCCGTGGCGCACAGCAACCCCGCCGACGAGCGGCTGTTCGCGCTCGGCCAGGTCCGCGACCTGACGCCGCTGCGCGACGCCGAGGGGCGCCTGGTCGCCCTGCCCGCGGTGGAGGACACCATCACCGCGTGCCTGGACTCGATCCGCAACATCCAGGCGCGGCGGCCGCGCAACAAGCGGTTCGACACCAACCGCATCATGATGTACGTCTGGCCGCCGACCGAGCTGAGCCTGGACGAGCTCGACGCGCTGGTGCAGCGCATCCTGCCGACCACGGCCGGCGCCGGGCTGGAGGAGGTCCAGTTCGTGGCCCGTCAGCGCACCGCCTCCGGTGAGCTGACCGAGGTCGCCGTGCGGATCACCTTCGACCCGGGGCACGGCGCGCGCCTGCACGTGGACAAGCCGTCCACCGAGCCGGTGCTGCCGCTGGACGACTACCGCCTGAAGGTGCTGCGCGCCGCCCGGCGCGGGACCGCCTACCCCTACGAGCTGACCAGCGTTCTCGCCGGTCCCCGGGGCGGCTTCGTCGAATACGACCTGGACGAGCAGGGCCGCCTGGTGCCGGTGGACCGGCCCAAGGGGCAGAACTCGGCCGCGATCGTGGCGGGCGTGGTCACCACCCCGACCGAACGCCACCCCGAGGGCGTCACCCGCGTGGTGCTGCTGGGAGACCCGACCAAGGCGCTGGGCGCGCTCTCGGAGCCGGAGTGCTCGCGCGTGATCGCCGCGATCGACCTCGCCGAGCGGATGCGGGTCCCCCTGGAGTGGTTCGCGCTCTCGGCGGGCGCGCGGATCTCGATGGCCTCGGGTACCGAGAACATGGACTGGGTGGCGGCCGCGCTCAAGCGGATCGTGGAGTTCACCCAGGACGGCGGCGAGATCAACATCGTGGTCGCCGGGATCAACGTCGGCGCCCAGCCGTACTGGAACGCCGAGGCGACGATGCTCATGCACACCAAGGGCATCCTGGTGATGACGCCGGACTCGGCGATGGTGCTCACCGGCAAGCAGTCGCTGGACTTCTCCGGCGGCGTGTCGGCCGAGGACAACTTCGGTATCGGCGGCTACGACCGCGTCATGGGCCCCAACGGCCAGGCGCAGTACTGGGCGCCCAACCTGCCGGCTGCCCGCGACGTGCTGATGTCGCACTACGACCACACCTACGTGGTGCCCGGTGAGTCCGACCCGCGCCAGGCCGCCACGAACGACCCGGTCGACCGCGACGTCTCGACGTTCCCGCACAAGGTCGCCGACAGCGACTTCGCCACCGTCGGCGAGATCTTCTCCCCGCAGCACAACCCGGACCGCAAGAAGCCGTTCGACATCCGCACGGTGATGCGCGCCCTGTCCGACCAGGACCACCCGGTGCTGGAGCGCTGGGCGGGCATGGCCGACGCCGACACCTCGGCGGTGCAGGACGTGCACATCGGCGGACACCCGGTGTGCCTGGTCGGCATCGAGTCGCGGTCCGTGGCCCGGCGCGGCTTCCCGCCCACCGACGGCCCGGACTCCTACACCGCGGGCACGCTGTTCCCGCGGTCGTCGAAGAAGACCGCGCGGGCGATCAACGCGGCCTCGGGCAACCGTCCGCTGGTCGTGCTGGCGAACCTGTCCGGGTTCGACGGCTCCCCGGAGTCGATGCGCAACCTGCAGCTGGAGTACGGCGCGGAGATCGGTCGTGCGATCGTCAACTTCCGCGGCCCGATCGTCTTCTGCGTGATCTCCCGCTACCACGGGGGCGCGTTCGTGGTCTTCTCCAAGGCGCTGAACCCGAACATGACCGTTCTGGCGCTGGAGGGCTCGTTCGCCTCCGTGCTCGGCGGCGCCCCGGCCGCGGCGGTGGTGTTCGCCGGCGAGGTGAACAACCGGACCGCGACCGACGAGCGGGTGACCGCACTGCAGGCGCGGGTCTCTGAGACCAGCGGCGCCGAGCGGGCCGCGCTCAACGCCGAGCTCGCCGAGGTCCAGTCCTCGGTCCGGGCGGAGAAGCTCGGTGAGGTCGCCGCGGAGTTCGACGCGGTGCACAGCATCCAGCGGGCGGTCGAGGTCGGCTCGGTCGACGCGATCATCAGCGCCGCCGAGATGCGGCCGCGGATCATCGAGGCGATCGAGCGCGGGCTGAACCGGTAA